Genomic segment of Coffea arabica cultivar ET-39 chromosome 1e, Coffea Arabica ET-39 HiFi, whole genome shotgun sequence:
tttcttttcatgTTGGTGGAAGGAGGGGAGAGAGAACTTTGATTTCTGGGACATCAGATAACCTAATTgccataaaaaaaaactaaatgtGATGTACTGAGGCAAAAGACTTGCTAACTCCATGATGCTCTGCCTGCCTCCTTCCCATGAGTAAAATGCAGGTTGCATTAATGACAAAGATATCTGGGGAAACCACAACAAAAAGATTGAACATATGGGAGGATCCGAACGAATTCTGCTTTCATTTCCCCTGTATGGAGCACTGGCAGGCTGCACTCTAGGCAGCTAGGAAGGCTCACTAGACCAGCAGCCAGACCAAGAATGAATGTGTAATGAAGGTATGATGTGCAAAAGTATAGTACTTTGTCTGAAAAAATCCCTATTTTTTGGACTTTAGAGgcaaaaaaaatgcaatatatAGAAATGAAAGTTCAAACGtttcctttagttttttttttcttggtgttgggggggggggggggggggggggggggggggggggggggggggaagggggCTGGTGTAGAGACACAGCATGAGAGTTTACCAAATCATCATCTTCTGGGTTGTCTCCTTTTTCACGACTTTCTCTGAGAATTCTATTTTCTTCTTCCAGCTGAGCACAGCGCTCTTTAGCAAAAGCTAGGTCTGCTTTGACAGTCTTCAGTTCCCGTAAAAGAAGTTTTGCCTTTGCAGCCATTGCCATTGCAACCTGTGTTTTGACGCAATGAGAATGTAATGCACCTTGCAACTGTTAACAACAACTTAGAAttgaaattagaaaatttcatctaaatatacaagaatttttttataaatgagCTATTATCAAATcacctttctttcttgtttagattcctagttttattttttggggGACATGTAAGCTTCATTAAAAAGACAAATATGTTACAAAACAGGAGGAAGATCCTGAGGGATGTCCAGAAGAGCCTGAAGATCAATGGAGAAAGGAGATAATTAAAGCAAATTCTTACTCTTATTCAAGTCTTAGCAGTATTAAACATAAGGAAGGTCAAGGCAAACAAGCAGAAAAACAGATTATTCTAAAGCTCAAGGACCAATTGGGCATGAGAAAATTGAAAGTAAATGAACAATTACAAGTACCATAAAGGAactgaaaaacaagaaagaaaactgaATGTAAAGGATAAACCGGCCATAAAGaaccaaaaaccaagaaaatgcTCAATTTGCTTCTAGATATCAGATTTTAGTGTGTCAAGGGTGACAAAACCTAGTTTAGACAAGCAATAGAAGAAAATTGAGTTTAGATCAATCTATGGCATCCATGACTTTTGAAACTATCATCTAGGAAATAGGGATCTAAGCATTTACAATTTTACAAGCAAAAACCTTTCCGTTTGGCTTCCACAATACCTCATAAAGAAGAGGAAAGCCATATCATAGAACATAAAGTTGAATTAACTGCTAATCCTTTCCACATTATTTTAGTATTCCcccaccccccaaaaaaaattcatgtgGTTGATTTTAGAAAGATCAAGATACATAAGTACACCAACCAGAACAGATGTTGAACTAGGTTTTGGGGGGAAGAGGGTGGGGGGCGGGGGGGACAATTATACCTTGGCTAATAGAGCCAAAAAGCCTACTGTCAAATGGTAGAatcttctcagaagatcaactTATAGCATATGAAAGAAGCAATCAAAAAGGAAGGTGAGCAGAAAAACTGCTAAACAAGATATGGtgatttatttttataaattcatGAAATTTTTAAATGCACTATGACAGAGACACATGGAACAACTTCAAAGTAATAAACAAGTCTAAATAACAATAGACACCCCCCCCTTGACACAATAATTAGAGCTTATACAACCAGCGTCACAGAGTTGGCACCTTACGTCGCGAGATGCTTTCAATTGGATTTCCAATTCTGCATGTGTCCGGGGTTGCACATGGGTCTGGCCCAATGGTTGTTGCCGAAAACTACCAGTATTCGAAGTCTGGTTCTCAGGTATAGAACCACTTCCTTTTTTCCTAATTTGCAGCTTGCGTGTTTCTTGAATGATGTCTGCAGTGCGATTCTCCACAACTGCAAGACCCTCCTGCAAAAGAAGGGGATTTAGTTGTGGAACACGACAAAGAATGAACATATATGTCAGAACGTAGACAAACATTGCGTGCAAGTCTAGGATGACTACCAAAACAGTTGTCCCCTGGAAGATATTTGCACACGGCTTTTCAAAATTGTAGAGGTGCTAGATCAAACTATACAGAGTAAAACATCttatcttcaattttttttttaaggatcaACAAAAGGTCTTACTTGTTACATTACACTTTAGAAGGATCGAGCACATAAGCCCTCATCAAATGCCATATTAGTATTCAAATGATGTTCACATACGGAACCTTCAGCagttttttaaagaaaaatcaaagaatATACAGAAGCAAAACTTTGAAAGCAACTCATATTATGCAACATCATAGCATAGTCAGGTCAAGACTTTTAGGCAACCTTCTGATGCTGCTTATAAGGAGATACAACTACATAAACAATTGTCCAAACTCTAACATTAAATTCATCCCCGAATTGGCATGAGGAATCACACTGCATACAGAAGAATTACAATTGTTCAAAACCAAAGCATTTGTGCAGAAAAATAGAGAAACCTACTTCTAATGCATTTCCAATCGTCCCGCCAATGTAATTAAGCGAAGAAGCCAGAGCACCTAGTCCCTTTTGTAAAGTAGGGCTGTCTTTCTTCGGACGGCTTTCATATGACGAGTATGTCCCATCATACTGCAAACAGGTGAAGGGACAACATAAAATAACAGAACATTAAGGGCTACCCTAAAGGTTCTTTACAAAGAaaaaagcaaatgatatgctataCAAAGACAGTTCAtatgaataattttggaataTTATGGCAAAACATGTTAACACCATATAAAAGGAGAATCATAAGGGTTGTTCCCAAATgagtgtaaatggcttttgaaATTCTTGACCAGTTCAGACACAGTGATCATTTTTAAAGTTCACCTGGCCTCTAGTTGCTCTACCAGACATCTGCGGTGTTGTCCTTCCTGGTGTTTCATGCTGTTGGGATGCATTATCATCATCTATAATGGCTTTAGCTTTTCTAGCAAGTACACCCCAAAATCCTTGTTTAGGTTCATTCAAGCTTTTCATTGACGTATACTCATAGCTGGAAAACCCCTACATGTAACCAGTAAACATTAAGTGGAGTAAAAAGCACACAACAGGAATTAAGAGCTAAAAAATAGATAATACTCCACTACGGAAAAGAAATAATAGGAAGCTTCCTACATGCTAGGaagctttaaaaaaaataataaaaataatgcactaccaaaaaaaaaaggaaaaatgaaactcATTCAGTTTCAATTGTGCTGATTATCAGAAGGCAAGTGTCTTCCTGAAAATCTCATGAGTCACATGATAATGCCAAAACTCATAAATGTCCTTGTTTAAACCAGAGATACATTTACTAACATAAGTTGTCCCAAGAGCCTCCTCCTTCGCATATTCTGCAAACTGTTCCAATGCATAAAATCATGCAACACATCAAGTTTAAAGCAGAAGTATTCACTAACATATTAATTCACTTATTAAACTACAGAAATTTCCTATCCACAAAGTGATCCAAATGATTCCAAAACCTCGTATACTGGTATTGGGTCTTTTCCAGAAGCACAAATGTAAGAATCCATCAACTAACTTCTTGTCCATTTGGCATGTCCCAGGAAGAGGCATGCATGTATTTTTCAGCTATTGACTTCTTTTTTAGTTGGATGCACAACTGCTTAAATGCTTTTAGTTTGGAAACATTACACCTTTGATCCCTCATCTTTGCACTTTTAACAGGCAACCCCAGCCAATAAAGTGTCTTTAAAAGAAGGCAGCTCAAACTTTGGAGATGGATAAGACATCATGCCTGCAACCGCATCTGATAGACCATCACGCACTCTTACTGCTTCATGTCTAAAACATCCAATTGAGGACTAATTTATAATTCACATGCACGAAATACCATCACTCAGTCCCTTTGGGCTTCCCAGAGGGTGATAATCCCCAGCTTACAACTCACTCACATTCCCTCTTCTAAGTTAGAATGATAAAATTCCCCTGAAGCTTTTCAGACAGAAATGTACCCGTTGCAGTTGCATCTCCTTTTACACATTTAAGAAACGAGATTATTACAACCCAGCCAATATGCTTACTCCTGTCACATCACAAGAATCCACACTTATGTGCTAGTAGGAAAGGAACCAAGTTGCACTTTATAAACATATTTCTGATTCAAGTACAGCATTTCTAAGAAATGGTTCCAAATTGTCACCTTTTTAACCTTTTCTTAAAGAACCCATTCCTATTCAGCTATGACAACATATTTCTGATTCAAGTCCAACATTTCTAAGAAAGAGTTCCAAATTGTCAAACTTTTCTAAAACAAAACCCATTCCTATTCAACTGTGACAGCTCAATTCGACGGAAATCTACAAAAGGTCAGGAAAAAACAACTTCAAATCTGAAAACAGCTATGCTGAAATCAAGTCAATAGAGCATATAAGTACTTAAATATATAAAGGATAAGATAATTGGAAAAGCTGGAACCTTGGGcgaggaagaggaagaagacgAGGATCGAAGGGGATTGGAGTCGCGAGGAGAGGAGAAGGCGGACGAGAGAGACGAGTCGCGATGAGCAGAAGAGGCTCTGATTGCTTTAGCAGCGAGAGAGGATGCGGAAGGCGATGAAGTGCCGCCGTCGCCGTCAACATCGTCCGGTAGCTGCAGCGGAGGAGGAGGCGCTGGATTATACGGACTCCCAATTTCTTCTTTGAAAGTGGAAGCCTTACCTAATTGCTGCCTCCTCCTATACGCCATCAATTATTTTGGACTTCTCCTCAGAACTCCAGAACCGCCAACGCTAATCCTTGATCCAGCTAAACTTTTCTAGTCAATCGGAATTGAATGCCGGGAGAGAAATGGAATTCGACATCCTTTTCCCTCTTTAAAAGTACCTAACAACCTCGCCTTGTTTGCTTCTTCCTCTTTTGGCTGGGACAAAAAGGgggccgaaaaaaaaaaaaaaaggagagatagagaaagagaaaaaagcgCCAAGGGGAAACCACCTGCTGTATTGTTTAACTGAACCTCGGCATCGGCTGATTCCGCACCAGCCCAGATCCGATTCCTTCAATTATGAAATGGGCATGCTTCTCCCATTCcccactttttcttttctttttctttttttttgcggGGTGGCAAAAATTAACTTTGCGTCCGCTAATTTTAATACTAATCTCAACGGAGTCTCTTTTGTTGCAGGTACCATTTATCTGCCCACTTCTATTTTGAGTTTCAACCCATATTCTTAGAAGGAATTTAAGTTTAAAGGAGTCGAATCAAGTTGGACATTATTGCATGAAACTCGATTTGATTTTTCTAGTCTATTTGAATCAAACTTCTATTGAGCCAAACTTTTTATACTTCAATGTATTTATCTTTACGATGCTTTGTACATATGGAGCCAGATTATTAACACAAAATCCCATTCAACGTTTACTTGAACGCTTAATGCATTAATCTGTAATGAGTTCTATTCAACGTTTAATTATCTCTTGTTCTGTAGATTTTAATTTTCGTTCATTTCATCTCTTGCTTTCTTTGGATTAATATGGAATTGTTGTTTTCACTTCTGTATTGAGGAAGAAAGTTGAATAGAAACTAGCATTGCTACATTTGCAATAAACTTAAAACACGATGATGTTCTATGGAAGCGCGCTGCgggagtgtttggatagtgtattatttgaaatattatttggaataattactgtagcactttttatgatgtgatgtatgtgagataaaaaggtggttggaaatataaaaaggtgggttggaaaatgtgtctatgatgcaagcgaaatattatttgaaataattgaggTATCCAAACAAACATGGCTTCCCACTATGGATTACACAGTAGTTAGGACAAGCTTCTAAAATTAAGCCTTGATTTGATGCAAAGTTTATATTCACAATTAATAGAAATGATATTTTGACCAAAGGGTAAGGATGGGGGGAAAGTAGGCAGATGATGATATAACAAATTTGCCAGTTATTGAGAGAAATAGGgttttgaccccaaaaaaaaaaaaaaaaaagcgtcaAATTGGAGAGCCAAGGAATCACATTGGAACATGTTGCAAAAGGACCAGAATAAAATTACTCCAAAACATGAGCGAGAGCAAAGCAtgcaattttgtgattttgtgcTCTGTCAAAAGTTTCGGCGGAGTTTCTTGAAGATCTTGGGCCTCCATTGTCAGACATGTGGGCCATTTGTTGGATTGCGATCTGGGGCAATGATTTTATGGGTTTTGCGTGGTCCACGCCTTCTTTTAAGCAGGCCTTCTTTTAGAATTCTATTGCGATTCCCACTTGGTCCATATGCAACtcaattttggtttattttgctTAATAGAAGCTTATACACATATTAATTTTGGTTTAACTAAGAATACGGCTGAAAGATGCAACCAAGTTACTTGATACTcgaattaaatttaaattgataAGAGTTCGTTCGAACTTGATTCTCCAATAACGGTCGAAAACAGTTCGATCCAGATCAGTTTGGCAAATAAAAATGCCAAActtgaacaaaatttcaaactcgttagaataatcaaacaaatttgAACACTAAAATGTTCAGTTTAATTAGATTCATTTACACCCTTAACCAAGAACAGCAGCAACTAAATTTGTTTACACCCCTAGCCAAGAACAACACTGATATTTCAGtaacacatatataattatcaTGATTATGGA
This window contains:
- the LOC113712386 gene encoding uncharacterized protein isoform X1: MAYRRRQQLGKASTFKEEIGSPYNPAPPPPLQLPDDVDGDGGTSSPSASSLAAKAIRASSAHRDSSLSSAFSSPRDSNPLRSSSSSSSSPKGFSSYEYTSMKSLNEPKQGFWGVLARKAKAIIDDDNASQQHETPGRTTPQMSGRATRGQYDGTYSSYESRPKKDSPTLQKGLGALASSLNYIGGTIGNALEEGLAVVENRTADIIQETRKLQIRKKGSGSIPENQTSNTGSFRQQPLGQTHVQPRTHAELEIQLKASRDVAMAMAAKAKLLLRELKTVKADLAFAKERCAQLEEENRILRESREKGDNPEDDDLIRLQLETLLAEKARLAQENSVFARENRFLREIVEYHQLTMQDVVYLDEGTEEVTEVYPVKVPSTSNLLSLGTTPPSLPLSLASPFASHDATPLVTRDIAVHPVPSSEPKDVFQSVTPLSSYIPMPNEDLGRH
- the LOC113712386 gene encoding uncharacterized protein isoform X2, with the translated sequence MLTATAALHRLPHPLSLLKQSEPLLLIATRLSRPPSPLLATPIPFDPRLLPLPRPSYEYTSMKSLNEPKQGFWGVLARKAKAIIDDDNASQQHETPGRTTPQMSGRATRGQYDGTYSSYESRPKKDSPTLQKGLGALASSLNYIGGTIGNALEEGLAVVENRTADIIQETRKLQIRKKGSGSIPENQTSNTGSFRQQPLGQTHVQPRTHAELEIQLKASRDVAMAMAAKAKLLLRELKTVKADLAFAKERCAQLEEENRILRESREKGDNPEDDDLIRLQLETLLAEKARLAQENSVFARENRFLREIVEYHQLTMQDVVYLDEGTEEVTEVYPVKVPSTSNLLSLGTTPPSLPLSLASPFASHDATPLVTRDIAVHPVPSSEPKDVFQSVTPLSSYIPMPNEDLGRH